A DNA window from Pogona vitticeps strain Pit_001003342236 chromosome 2, PviZW2.1, whole genome shotgun sequence contains the following coding sequences:
- the C1QTNF2 gene encoding complement C1q tumor necrosis factor-related protein 2 isoform X1, whose amino-acid sequence MPSAKHVAISASLLFLTDTTMIFLVLFAWVVPCIANQLLSSFLKAEGSRQLICSLPGPQGPPGAPGPPGAPGNIGRMGFPGKDGQDGKDGEKGEKGEEGPQGKTGNAGKQGPKGKAGAIGKAGPRGPKGPKGNPGKSGGQGKKGPKGAQGDLGMPGPCNCRAKKARSAFSVAVTKSYPRERLPIKFDRVLMNEGGNYNTSSGKFICSIPGIYYFTYDITLANKHLAIGLVHNGQYRIKTFDANTGNHDVASGSTILSLKQNDEVWLQIFYSEQNGLFYDPYWTDSLFTGFLIYADQDYLNEL is encoded by the exons ATGCCTTCTGCCAAACATGTTGCAATATCTGCCTCTCTTTTATTTCTTACAGATACCACAATGATCTTCCTTGTTCTCTTTGCCTGGGTTGTGCCTTGCATAGCCAACCAGCTTCTCAGCAGCTTTCTAAAAGCAGAAGGTTCCAGGCAACTCATATGCAGTTTGCCAGGACCACAAGGTCCTCCTGGTGCCCCTGGACCTCCAGGTGCCCCTGGAAATATTGGAAGGATGGGCTTCCCAGGAAAGGATGGACAAGATGGAAAAGatggggagaaaggagagaagggagaggaag GTCCACAAGGCAAAACAGGAAATGCAGGCAAACAAGGACCAAAAGGAAAAGCAGGGGCCATTGGCAAAGCTGGGCCCCGGGGCCCAAAAGGTCCAAAGGGAAACCCTGGGAAAAGCGGTGGACAAGGAAAGAAAGGCCCCAAAGGAGCACAAGGAGATCTCGGGATGCCAGGCCCTTGCAACTGCAGGGCTAAGAAAGCCAGGtctgctttctctgttgctgtgaCCAAAAGCTACCCAAGAGAAAGGCTGCCCATCAAATTTGACAGGGTCCTTATGAATGAAGGTGGAAATTACAACACCTCTAGTGGAAAGTTCATATGCAGCATCCCTGGCATCTACTACTTCACCTATGATATCACATTGGCCAATAAACACTTGGCTATCGGACTTGTGCACAACGGCCAATACAGGATAAAAACATTTGATGCCAACACGGGGAACCATGACGTTGCTTCTGGATCCACCATCCTTTCATTGAAACAGAATGACGAAGTCTGGTTGCAGATATTCTACTCTGAACAGAACGGACTCTTTTATGATCCCTACTGGACAGATAGCCTTTTCACTGGCTTTCTCATATATGCTGACCAGGATTATCTCAATGAACTATAA
- the C1QTNF2 gene encoding complement C1q tumor necrosis factor-related protein 2 isoform X2 yields the protein MIFLVLFAWVVPCIANQLLSSFLKAEGSRQLICSLPGPQGPPGAPGPPGAPGNIGRMGFPGKDGQDGKDGEKGEKGEEGPQGKTGNAGKQGPKGKAGAIGKAGPRGPKGPKGNPGKSGGQGKKGPKGAQGDLGMPGPCNCRAKKARSAFSVAVTKSYPRERLPIKFDRVLMNEGGNYNTSSGKFICSIPGIYYFTYDITLANKHLAIGLVHNGQYRIKTFDANTGNHDVASGSTILSLKQNDEVWLQIFYSEQNGLFYDPYWTDSLFTGFLIYADQDYLNEL from the exons ATGATCTTCCTTGTTCTCTTTGCCTGGGTTGTGCCTTGCATAGCCAACCAGCTTCTCAGCAGCTTTCTAAAAGCAGAAGGTTCCAGGCAACTCATATGCAGTTTGCCAGGACCACAAGGTCCTCCTGGTGCCCCTGGACCTCCAGGTGCCCCTGGAAATATTGGAAGGATGGGCTTCCCAGGAAAGGATGGACAAGATGGAAAAGatggggagaaaggagagaagggagaggaag GTCCACAAGGCAAAACAGGAAATGCAGGCAAACAAGGACCAAAAGGAAAAGCAGGGGCCATTGGCAAAGCTGGGCCCCGGGGCCCAAAAGGTCCAAAGGGAAACCCTGGGAAAAGCGGTGGACAAGGAAAGAAAGGCCCCAAAGGAGCACAAGGAGATCTCGGGATGCCAGGCCCTTGCAACTGCAGGGCTAAGAAAGCCAGGtctgctttctctgttgctgtgaCCAAAAGCTACCCAAGAGAAAGGCTGCCCATCAAATTTGACAGGGTCCTTATGAATGAAGGTGGAAATTACAACACCTCTAGTGGAAAGTTCATATGCAGCATCCCTGGCATCTACTACTTCACCTATGATATCACATTGGCCAATAAACACTTGGCTATCGGACTTGTGCACAACGGCCAATACAGGATAAAAACATTTGATGCCAACACGGGGAACCATGACGTTGCTTCTGGATCCACCATCCTTTCATTGAAACAGAATGACGAAGTCTGGTTGCAGATATTCTACTCTGAACAGAACGGACTCTTTTATGATCCCTACTGGACAGATAGCCTTTTCACTGGCTTTCTCATATATGCTGACCAGGATTATCTCAATGAACTATAA